GACGAAGGAGCAGGGATACGGCATCGCCACCGGCGGCGCGATCATCCACGAGCTCGGCTGCGTGCGGATGGGCGACAACCCGACCACGTCGGCGGTGAACGCCAACTGCCAAGCATGGGATTGCAAGAATCTCTTCGTCGCCGACGGCGGGCCGTTCGTCTCGCAGGCCGACAAGAATCCGACCTGGACCATCCTCGCGCTCTCGATGCGCACCTCGCGCTACATCGCGCAGCAGCGGAAGGAGGGGAAGCTGTGAGCCAGGAACTCTCGCGTCGCGACCTGCTCGCGGCCTTCGCGGCCACCGGCGGCGTCTTCATGCTGCCGACGCCGGCGCAGGCCAGCGACATCACCCGCACCGTCGCCGCGGCCCGCATGGCCCCCGACGGCTTCGCGCCGAAGATCTACACGGTGCATGAGTACGAGACGGTGAAGGTGCTGGTCGACTATCTCTTCCCGAAGGATGCGCGCGGCGGCTCGGCCACCGAGGCGGGGGTGCCCGAGTTCATGGACACCTTCCTCGAGATCGAGGCGGGGATGCGCGTCGCGCATCGCGGCGGCCTGGCGTGGCTCGACCACGAGATGCGCCGGCGGACCGGGAAGGACTTCATCACCGCCAGCGACGCCGAACGGCGCGCGATGCTCGACGAAATCGCCTATCCGGCGCGCGCCAAGGCGGAGTACAGCCACGGCGTGAACTGGTTCAACTCGTTCCGCGACTTCTCCGCCTCCGGCTACTGGACGTCGGAAGTCGGCGTCACGGACCTCGGCTACATGGGGAACACCCCGGTGGCGGAGTGGACGGGGTGCACGGCGGAGGCGTACCGCAGGACAGCGTCGATGGTGGATGTAGGATGATGGAGGTCCTTTGCTGTGACCATCATCGCGCCACCGATGACTTACGTCCATCACCCATCATCCATGATCCTTCCTTCATGAAAATCCCAAGACGTTTGGGCGTCGGCTTCATCGGCTCGGGCTTCAACACCCGCTTCCACATCCAGGCCTGGCAGGGCGTGCGTGACGCCGACGTGCGCGGCATCTGGAGCCCGAACCAGAAGAACGCGGCGTCGGCGGCGAAGCTGGCGAACGACCTGCATGTCGGGCCGGCGAAGGCCTACAAGAGCATCACCGAGATGGTCGCCGACCCGGAGATCCACGCGATCTGGCTCTGCGGCCCGAATCAGGCGCGGATCGAGAATGTGCAGGAGATCTGTGACGCGGTGATGAGCGGCAAGGGTGAGCTGATCGGCATTGCGTGCGAGAAGCCGCTGGCGCGCGGCGTCGCCGAAGCGAAGCAGGTGCTGGCGATGGTGAAGAAGGCGAAGCTGCAGCACGGGTACCTCGAGAATCAGCTCTTCTCGCCGGGAATCGTGCGCGGGCGCGACCTGATCTGGGCGCGCGGCGCGAGCACGACCGGGCGTCCGTACCTGGCGCGCGCGGCCGAGGAGCACTCCGGGCCGCACAACGCCTGGTTCTGGCAGGGCGAGAAGCAGGGTGGCGGCGTGCTCAACGACATGATGTGCCACTCGGTCGAGGTCGTGCGCTTCCTGCTGACGCAACCGGGGAAGCCGCGTGACACGCTGCGCCCGGTGAGTGTGAACGGGCGGATCGCGTCGCTCAAGTGGAGCCGTCCGAGCTACGCCAAGCAACTCAAGGCGCGCTTTGGCAAGGACGTCGACTATCTCAAGCGGCCGAGCGAGGACTTCGCGAGCGTCACCATCACCTACGAGACGCCCGAGGGGCTGACGGTGATTGGCGAGGCGAGCACGTCGTGGAGCTTCGTCGGTGCCGGGCTCCGACTCAGCGGCGAGTTGCTCGGCCCCGAGTACTCGATGAACTGGAACACCCTCAACAGCGAGCTCAACTGCTTCTTCTCGCGCGAGGTGGTGGGGAAGGCGGGCGAGGACCTGGTCGAGAAGCAGAACGCCGAGATGGGGTTGATGCCGGTGGTGCCGGATGAGGCGGCGGCGTACGGCTACGTCAACGAGAACCGGCACTTCGTCGACGTTTTCCTCGGGCGGGTGGCACCACTCCTGACCTGGGACGACGGTCTTGAGGTGATGCAGATCCTGATGACGGCCTACATGAGTGCGCAGACGGAGAAGACGGTGGCCTTCCCGCCGCGCGGGCTGGATGCGTTCCAGCCGGATGTGGCGAAGGGGACCT
Above is a genomic segment from Gemmatimonadota bacterium containing:
- a CDS encoding gluconate 2-dehydrogenase subunit 3 family protein, producing MSQELSRRDLLAAFAATGGVFMLPTPAQASDITRTVAAARMAPDGFAPKIYTVHEYETVKVLVDYLFPKDARGGSATEAGVPEFMDTFLEIEAGMRVAHRGGLAWLDHEMRRRTGKDFITASDAERRAMLDEIAYPARAKAEYSHGVNWFNSFRDFSASGYWTSEVGVTDLGYMGNTPVAEWTGCTAEAYRRTASMVDVG
- a CDS encoding Gfo/Idh/MocA family oxidoreductase, which translates into the protein MKIPRRLGVGFIGSGFNTRFHIQAWQGVRDADVRGIWSPNQKNAASAAKLANDLHVGPAKAYKSITEMVADPEIHAIWLCGPNQARIENVQEICDAVMSGKGELIGIACEKPLARGVAEAKQVLAMVKKAKLQHGYLENQLFSPGIVRGRDLIWARGASTTGRPYLARAAEEHSGPHNAWFWQGEKQGGGVLNDMMCHSVEVVRFLLTQPGKPRDTLRPVSVNGRIASLKWSRPSYAKQLKARFGKDVDYLKRPSEDFASVTITYETPEGLTVIGEASTSWSFVGAGLRLSGELLGPEYSMNWNTLNSELNCFFSREVVGKAGEDLVEKQNAEMGLMPVVPDEAAAYGYVNENRHFVDVFLGRVAPLLTWDDGLEVMQILMTAYMSAQTEKTVAFPPRGLDAFQPDVAKGTWKP